In Pseudomonas fluorescens, the following are encoded in one genomic region:
- a CDS encoding AlpA family transcriptional regulator yields MQSTSPAPLLAERHIMRRDEVEQKTGFKRSHIYNLMKAGLFPKCRRIGTRAVGWDSLEIEQWVQDRLSTGA; encoded by the coding sequence ATGCAATCCACCAGCCCTGCCCCTCTGTTAGCCGAGCGCCACATCATGCGTCGTGATGAGGTCGAACAAAAAACCGGATTCAAACGCTCACACATCTACAACTTGATGAAAGCCGGACTGTTCCCGAAATGCCGGCGCATCGGCACGCGTGCCGTCGGTTGGGACTCACTGGAGATTGAGCAGTGGGTTCAGGATCGCTTGTCGACGGGAGCCTAG
- a CDS encoding ParA family protein: MKVLSLISTKGGAGKTTVAANLGGLLADSGLRVLLLDLDSQPTLSSYYALCELREAGSYELISQRLTAPEQVITTTVIQHLELIVSNDRAGHINTLLSQADDGRLRLRNLLPAFQNRYDVLIVDTQGARSVVVEMAILASDCALCPVPPEMLAARELRRGTLGLFEELEPYRYLGVALPSVKLLLNQVNANRRDTRLIMESLQDSFKADPHVSLCATVIPDRVAYLNAASLGLPVHRVDFTPPAGSHSRCAAEVMRALALELFPEWTDLLSSPTAYETSLTSTADSRLIRRS, translated from the coding sequence ATGAAAGTTCTTTCGTTGATCTCGACCAAGGGCGGCGCCGGCAAGACCACCGTCGCCGCCAATCTTGGTGGATTGCTCGCTGACTCAGGCTTGCGAGTTTTGCTGCTGGACCTGGACAGCCAACCGACGCTGTCCAGCTACTACGCCTTGTGCGAACTCCGAGAGGCCGGCAGTTACGAACTTATTTCGCAACGGCTCACTGCTCCCGAGCAGGTGATCACCACCACCGTCATTCAACACCTTGAATTGATCGTGTCCAACGACCGCGCCGGGCATATAAACACCCTGCTGTCGCAAGCGGACGATGGCCGCCTACGACTGCGCAACCTGCTGCCAGCCTTCCAGAATCGCTACGATGTGCTCATCGTCGATACCCAAGGCGCGCGCAGCGTCGTGGTGGAGATGGCCATCCTCGCCTCCGATTGCGCACTGTGCCCAGTCCCGCCGGAAATGCTCGCAGCGCGCGAGCTGCGCCGCGGCACGCTCGGGCTGTTTGAGGAATTGGAGCCGTACCGCTACCTGGGGGTCGCGTTGCCGTCGGTGAAGCTGTTGCTCAATCAGGTCAACGCCAATCGCCGCGATACCCGCTTGATTATGGAGAGCCTCCAAGATTCGTTTAAGGCCGATCCTCATGTCAGCCTCTGCGCCACAGTGATTCCCGATCGGGTGGCCTACCTCAATGCGGCCTCACTGGGGCTGCCCGTGCACCGCGTCGACTTCACTCCACCGGCTGGTAGCCATAGCCGTTGCGCCGCTGAGGTCATGCGTGCACTGGCGCTCGAGTTGTTTCCAGAATGGACCGACCTACTGAGCTCCCCAACAGCGTACGAAACTAGCCTAACGTCAACAGCTGACAGCCGACTTATCCGTCGCAGCTGA